One stretch of Indicator indicator isolate 239-I01 chromosome 36, UM_Iind_1.1, whole genome shotgun sequence DNA includes these proteins:
- the ARRDC2 gene encoding arrestin domain-containing protein 2 isoform X3: MIFDRLKRFLILLEEPERDVPAAFSPGQAVSGRVVLELAAAARVGALRLRAVGAARVHWTESRSAGSSTAYTQSYSDQVEFLNNRLKSVLPTDNGEVTVLQAGRHEFPFTFQLPETLATSFEGKHGSVRYWVKAKLHRPWSAVKKVKKEFTVIEPIDINTPALLAPQAGAKEKLARAWYCNRGQVSMTAKIDRKGYTPGEFIPIFAEIDNCTSRAVVPKVAIIQTQTFIARGTKKQKRLVVTSIVGDSITAGKREVWHGRALKIPPVAPSILQCRILQVEYSLKVCVDIPGTSKLLLELPLVIGTIPLHPFGSRTSSVSSQYSLSLDWLSTIPEQPEAPPEYSSVVSSPEAERSLAPPCRSELGGVLEGPFFAYIQEFRFRPPPLYSEIDPNPPSDNIRPRCMTC, from the exons ATGATCTTCGATCGACTCAAACGCTTTTTAATCTTGCTGGAAGAGCCGGAGAGGGACGTGCCGGCCGCGTTCAGCCCCGGGCAGGCGGTGTCGGGCCGGGTGGTTCTTGAgttggcggcggcggcgcgggtCGGAGCCCTCCGGCTGCGGGCGGTGGGCGCTGCCCGCGTCCACTGGACCGAGTCCCGCAGCGCCGGCTCCAGCACCGCCTACACACAGAGCTACAGCGACCAGGTGGAGTTTCTCA ATAATCGTCTCAAATCTGTTTTGCCCACAGACAATGGTGAGGTCACCgtcctgcaggcaggcagacacGAGTTCCCCTTCACCTTCCAGCTCCCCGA GACCCTggcaacctcctttgagggcAAGCATGGCAGTGTGCGCTACTGGGTGAAGGCCAAACTGCACAGACCGTGGTCAGCAGTGAAGAAGGTGAAGAAGGAGTTCACTGTGATTGAACCCATTGACATCAACACGCCTGCACTGCTG gctccccaggCAGGTGCCAAGGAGAAACTTGCTCGTGCTTGGTACTGCAATCGTGGCCAGGTTTCCATGACTGCCAAGATTGACCGAAAAGGCTATACCCCAG GGGAGTTCATCCCCATCTTTGCCGAGATCGACAACTGCACAAGCCGAGCAGTGGTGCCCAAGGTGGCCATCATCCAGACCCAGACCTTCATCGCTCGGGGCACCAAGAAGCAGAAGAGGCTGGTGGTGACCAGCATCGTTGGCGACTCCATCACAGCGGGCAAGCGGGAAGTGTGGCACGGGCGGGCACTGAAGATCCCACCGGTGGCTCCATCCATCCTGCAGTGCCGCATCCTCCAGGTGGAATACTCCCTGAAG GTTTGTGTGGACATTCCTGGGACGTCCaagctgctcctggagctgccGCTGGTCATCGGAACCATCCCACTGCATCCCTTCGGGAGCCGCACATCCAGCGTCAGCAGCCAGTACAGCCTCAGCCTGGACTGGCTGAGCACCATCCCAGAGCAGCCGGAGG CTCCTCCTGAATACTCCTCAGTCGTGTCCAGCCCTGAGGCCGAGCGGAGCCTGGCTCCACCATGCCGCAGTGAGCTCGGTGGTGTCCTGGAGGGTCCTTTCTTTGCCTACATCCAGGAATTCCGATTCCGACCCCCTCCCCTGTATTCAGAG ATTGATCCAAACCCTCCTTCAGACAACATCCGTCCGCGCTGCATGACCTGCTGA
- the ARRDC2 gene encoding arrestin domain-containing protein 2 isoform X2, whose product MIFDRLKRFLILLEEPERDVPAAFSPGQAVSGRVVLELAAAARVGALRLRAVGAARVHWTESRSAGSSTAYTQSYSDQVEFLSHRDALLAPPDNGEVTVLQAGRHEFPFTFQLPETLATSFEGKHGSVRYWVKAKLHRPWSAVKKVKKEFTVIEPIDINTPALLAPQAGAKEKLARAWYCNRGQVSMTAKIDRKGYTPGEFIPIFAEIDNCTSRAVVPKVAIIQTQTFIARGTKKQKRLVVTSIVGDSITAGKREVWHGRALKIPPVAPSILQCRILQVEYSLKVCVDIPGTSKLLLELPLVIGTIPLHPFGSRTSSVSSQYSLSLDWLSTIPEQPEAPPEYSSVVSSPEAERSLAPPCRSELGGVLEGPFFAYIQEFRFRPPPLYSEIDPNPPSDNIRPRCMTC is encoded by the exons ATGATCTTCGATCGACTCAAACGCTTTTTAATCTTGCTGGAAGAGCCGGAGAGGGACGTGCCGGCCGCGTTCAGCCCCGGGCAGGCGGTGTCGGGCCGGGTGGTTCTTGAgttggcggcggcggcgcgggtCGGAGCCCTCCGGCTGCGGGCGGTGGGCGCTGCCCGCGTCCACTGGACCGAGTCCCGCAGCGCCGGCTCCAGCACCGCCTACACACAGAGCTACAGCGACCAGGTGGAGTTTCTCAGCCACCGAGATGCGCTGCTGGCACCCCCAG ACAATGGTGAGGTCACCgtcctgcaggcaggcagacacGAGTTCCCCTTCACCTTCCAGCTCCCCGA GACCCTggcaacctcctttgagggcAAGCATGGCAGTGTGCGCTACTGGGTGAAGGCCAAACTGCACAGACCGTGGTCAGCAGTGAAGAAGGTGAAGAAGGAGTTCACTGTGATTGAACCCATTGACATCAACACGCCTGCACTGCTG gctccccaggCAGGTGCCAAGGAGAAACTTGCTCGTGCTTGGTACTGCAATCGTGGCCAGGTTTCCATGACTGCCAAGATTGACCGAAAAGGCTATACCCCAG GGGAGTTCATCCCCATCTTTGCCGAGATCGACAACTGCACAAGCCGAGCAGTGGTGCCCAAGGTGGCCATCATCCAGACCCAGACCTTCATCGCTCGGGGCACCAAGAAGCAGAAGAGGCTGGTGGTGACCAGCATCGTTGGCGACTCCATCACAGCGGGCAAGCGGGAAGTGTGGCACGGGCGGGCACTGAAGATCCCACCGGTGGCTCCATCCATCCTGCAGTGCCGCATCCTCCAGGTGGAATACTCCCTGAAG GTTTGTGTGGACATTCCTGGGACGTCCaagctgctcctggagctgccGCTGGTCATCGGAACCATCCCACTGCATCCCTTCGGGAGCCGCACATCCAGCGTCAGCAGCCAGTACAGCCTCAGCCTGGACTGGCTGAGCACCATCCCAGAGCAGCCGGAGG CTCCTCCTGAATACTCCTCAGTCGTGTCCAGCCCTGAGGCCGAGCGGAGCCTGGCTCCACCATGCCGCAGTGAGCTCGGTGGTGTCCTGGAGGGTCCTTTCTTTGCCTACATCCAGGAATTCCGATTCCGACCCCCTCCCCTGTATTCAGAG ATTGATCCAAACCCTCCTTCAGACAACATCCGTCCGCGCTGCATGACCTGCTGA
- the ARRDC2 gene encoding arrestin domain-containing protein 2 isoform X1: MKQNLLGKLPSFWGSVPGLSVPGDMWEADSAPHPWDMPGSRGAAGTAAAASPWQDSCAIVLPLGCVLYISSTDLPREEVLQEGDNRLKSVLPTDNGEVTVLQAGRHEFPFTFQLPETLATSFEGKHGSVRYWVKAKLHRPWSAVKKVKKEFTVIEPIDINTPALLAPQAGAKEKLARAWYCNRGQVSMTAKIDRKGYTPGEFIPIFAEIDNCTSRAVVPKVAIIQTQTFIARGTKKQKRLVVTSIVGDSITAGKREVWHGRALKIPPVAPSILQCRILQVEYSLKVCVDIPGTSKLLLELPLVIGTIPLHPFGSRTSSVSSQYSLSLDWLSTIPEQPEAPPEYSSVVSSPEAERSLAPPCRSELGGVLEGPFFAYIQEFRFRPPPLYSEIDPNPPSDNIRPRCMTC; this comes from the exons ATGAAGCAGAACCTGCTCGGGAAGCTGCCTAGCTTCTGGGGAAGTGTCCCTGGATTGAGTGTGCCTGGAGACATGTGGGAAGCAGACAGTGCCCCGCACCCATGGGACATGCCCGGCTCACGGGGCGCAGCTgggactgctgctgcagcttcaccCTGGCAGGATTCCTGTGCCATTGTGCTGCCCCTTGGTTGTGTGCTGTACATCTCCAGCACCgatctgcccagggaggaagttctgcaggaGGGAGATAATCGTCTCAAATCTGTTTTGCCCACAGACAATGGTGAGGTCACCgtcctgcaggcaggcagacacGAGTTCCCCTTCACCTTCCAGCTCCCCGA GACCCTggcaacctcctttgagggcAAGCATGGCAGTGTGCGCTACTGGGTGAAGGCCAAACTGCACAGACCGTGGTCAGCAGTGAAGAAGGTGAAGAAGGAGTTCACTGTGATTGAACCCATTGACATCAACACGCCTGCACTGCTG gctccccaggCAGGTGCCAAGGAGAAACTTGCTCGTGCTTGGTACTGCAATCGTGGCCAGGTTTCCATGACTGCCAAGATTGACCGAAAAGGCTATACCCCAG GGGAGTTCATCCCCATCTTTGCCGAGATCGACAACTGCACAAGCCGAGCAGTGGTGCCCAAGGTGGCCATCATCCAGACCCAGACCTTCATCGCTCGGGGCACCAAGAAGCAGAAGAGGCTGGTGGTGACCAGCATCGTTGGCGACTCCATCACAGCGGGCAAGCGGGAAGTGTGGCACGGGCGGGCACTGAAGATCCCACCGGTGGCTCCATCCATCCTGCAGTGCCGCATCCTCCAGGTGGAATACTCCCTGAAG GTTTGTGTGGACATTCCTGGGACGTCCaagctgctcctggagctgccGCTGGTCATCGGAACCATCCCACTGCATCCCTTCGGGAGCCGCACATCCAGCGTCAGCAGCCAGTACAGCCTCAGCCTGGACTGGCTGAGCACCATCCCAGAGCAGCCGGAGG CTCCTCCTGAATACTCCTCAGTCGTGTCCAGCCCTGAGGCCGAGCGGAGCCTGGCTCCACCATGCCGCAGTGAGCTCGGTGGTGTCCTGGAGGGTCCTTTCTTTGCCTACATCCAGGAATTCCGATTCCGACCCCCTCCCCTGTATTCAGAG ATTGATCCAAACCCTCCTTCAGACAACATCCGTCCGCGCTGCATGACCTGCTGA
- the IL12RB1 gene encoding LOW QUALITY PROTEIN: interleukin-12 receptor subunit beta-1 (The sequence of the model RefSeq protein was modified relative to this genomic sequence to represent the inferred CDS: deleted 1 base in 1 codon) produces the protein MPVPAACLPHWGFVYGREGQTVLGMGTRAWFQQLPGTRYRAPEQAQPWSSLPRLARSRHEGDQNHAKSSAEGPQAPGLSRAYIALLSGPWGQGRLLLYPGLAQPTGFWGVGSPQPLPSPVGTAMAPGFSCWKQCQSRSRPFLCSWPPLGPTGNTSYLLTFCYMPPRPCQKFKVGTSTTYILSERRVYVLTNVTAWVEARWGHHVHRTPNITLYLNEAVKLDPPPSGMSFNKTGGQLWLQVPGAPCYRRHQPLQREARFRSLGNRGWIQVMCETVMGKDDSVTCALGQNGAFEVQLRHKPHHWSSYWSNWSNSIFVPEEIRASPVLSYQLGKLGRAGQRVLRLGWQQTPKEQGDVTYTLRAHMLACHCTELVEEEVVVLRREVTMHNLTLSGAEYQILLMAANAAGPGPPQQLHVPAEQHADFGFEDISVAGGTIVARWEAPSPGSVYCFEQQVLHGDPKQGTCIQQDFPSGSIHVERGALQVPACHRLAVHGWAPHQGWATLALQHHYAGNASLAVPIRINASTGDATTITLQWSPPPHATCPGAMAKYLICHMAKGDNVTYAEVDAVVSHHTLQNLRPGTTYRVAVREVTEESRRTCGTWWHFRTKALGPQAAAWKSNLKYLGILLSLPTMATIYQLIKKRARRLLLPPLPQPMGTKAIQFSTSEMSQGQPRPGFVEPSERFSPAELLMPEPNASKELPIPELNPDKEMANSSTWRGTHQPGPTAEEPVVLCPPGCEQELPFAYRRQEVLSPEALPPPGSAGCISHMPSKEEEEEEEGRWGLHQPLIPITLLISNKPIIIRNEEGWNPSQEELVP, from the exons ATGCCGGTGCCCGCTGCTTGCCTGCCTCACTGGGGCTTTGTGTACGGCCGGGAGGGGCAAACTGtgctggggatggggacaagaGCCTGGTTTCAGCAATTGCCAGGCACACGCTACCGGGCACCTGAACaagcccagccctggagcagcctcccGAGACTCGCCCGGTCACGGCACGAGGGGGACCAAAACCACGCCAAGAGCTCAGCCGAAGGCCCCCAAGCTCCCGGCCTCTCCCGGGCTTACATTGCACTTCTCAGCGGGCCATGGGGGCAGGGCCGG CTCCTGCTCTATCCCGGCCTTGCCCAACCCACTGGGTTTTGGGGTGTGGGA TCCCCCCAGCCGCTGCCCTCTCCTGTAGGCACTGCCATGGCCCCTGGATTCTCCTGCTGGAAGCAGTGCCAGTCCCGCTCCCGCCcattcctctgctcctggccaCCCCTAGGCCCCACCGGCAACACCTCCTACCTGCTGACCTTCTG CTACATGCCACCCAGGCCGTGCCAGAAGTTCAAGGTGGGCACAAGCACAACATACATCCTGAGTGAGCGTCGCGTTTATGTCTTGACCAATGTCACTGCCTGGGTGGAGGCACGCTGGGGGCACCATGTTCACAGGACCCCCAACATCACCCTGTACCTCAACGAGGCTG TCAAGCTGGATCCACCTCCCTCTGGGATGTCCTTCAACAAGACTGGTGGGCAGCTATGGCTGCAGGTGCCAGGGGCACCGTGCTACCGCAGGCACCAGCCACTGCAGCGGGAGGCTCGCTTCCGGAGCCTGGGCAACCGAGGCTGGATACAG GTGATGTGCGAGACAGTGATGGGCAAGGATGACTCAG TGACCTGTGCCCTGGGGCAGAATGGTGCCTTTGAGGTCCAGCTCCGACACAAGCCCCATCACTGGAGCAGCTACTGGAGCAATTGGAGCAACTCCATCTTTGTTCCCgagg AAATCCGGGCGAGCCCTGTGCTGAGCTACCAGCTGGGGAAActggggagagctgggcagcGCGTGCTGAGGCTAGGCTGGCAG CAAACCCCCAAGGAGCAGGGAGATGTCACCTACACACTGCGTGCGCACATGCTAGCGTGCCACTGCACCGAGCTGGTTGAGGAGGAGGTCGTGGTGCTGAGGAGGGAGGTGACAATGCACAACCTCACCCTGTCCGGGGCCGAGTATCAAATCCTGCTGATGGCTGCCAATGCTGCTGGACCGGGccccccacagcagctccatgtgccagcagagcagcatgcAG ATTTTGGCTTCGAGGACATCAGTGTGGCTGGCGGCACCATCGTGGCACGGTGGGAGGCACCGAGCCCTGGCTCTGTCTACTGCTTTGAGCAGCAGGTGCTGCATGGCGACCCCAAGCAAGGCACCTGCATCCAGCAGGATTTCCCATCTGGGAGCATCCACGTGGAGAGAG GAGCGCTGCAGGTGCCTGCGTGTCACCGCCTGGCTGTGCACGGCTGGGCCCCGCACCAGGGCTGGGCCACCCTCGCCCTGCAGCACCACTACGCCGGCAATG CCTCACTGGCCGTGCCTATCCGCATCAACGCCAGCACCGGGGATGCCACCACCATCACCCTGCAGTGGAGCCCACCCCCCCATGCCACCTGTCCTGGGGCGATGGCCAAGTACCTCATCTGCCACATGGCCAAGGGGGACAATGTGACGT ACGCCGAGGTGGACGCCGTAGTCTCACACCACACCCTGCAGAACCTGCGGCCCGGCACAACCTACAGGGTGGCTGTTCGAGAGGTGACAGAGGAGAGTAGAAGGacctgtggcacttggtggcactTCCGGACCAAGGCACTGG gtccccaggcagcagcatggaAATCCAACCTGAAGTACCTAGGCATCTTACTCAGtctccccaccatggccaccatcTACCAGCTGATCAAAAAAAG ggctCGCCGCCTCCTCTTgccacccctgccccagcccatgGGCACCAAAGCCATCCAGTTCTCCACCAGTGAAATGAGCCAG GGCCAACCCAGGCCAGGCTTTGTGGAGCCCTCAGAGAGgttcagccctgctgagctgctgatgCCAGAGCCAAATGCCAGCAAGGAGCTGCCAATCCCAGAGTTGAATCCTGACAAGGAGATGGCTAACAGCAGCACATGGCGTGGCACACATCAGCCTGGTCCCACAGCTGAGGAACCAGTGGTGCTGTGCCCACCGGgctgtgagcaggagctgcccttCGCCTACcgcaggcaggaggtgctgagccCAGAGGCTTTGCCACCACCTGGCAGCGCTGGCTGCATCAGCCACATGCccagcaaggaggaggaggaggaagaggagggaagatgGGGGCTGCATCAGCCACTGATTCCTATCacccttctcatctccaacaaACCCATCATCATCAGGAATGAGGAAGGATGGAACCCAtcacaggaggagctggtgcCATAA